The proteins below come from a single Takifugu flavidus isolate HTHZ2018 chromosome 6, ASM371156v2, whole genome shotgun sequence genomic window:
- the psmb3 gene encoding proteasome subunit beta type-3 — MSIMSYNGGAVMAMRGKNCVAIAADRRFGIQAQMVTTDFQKIFPMGDRLYIGLAGLATDVQTVSQRLKFRLNLYELKEGRQIKPKTFMSMVSNLLYERRFGPYYIEPVIAGLDPKTFEPFICSLDLIGCPMETEDFVVSGTCSEQMYGMCESLWEPDMEPEDLFETISQAMLNAVDRDAVSGMGVVVHVIEKDKITTRTLKARMD, encoded by the exons ATG TCTATTATGTCCTATAACGGAGGGGCCGTGATGGCCATGAGGGGGAAGAACTGTGTGGCCATAGCGGCCGACAGGAGATTCGGCATCCAGGCTCAGATGGTCACCACAGACTTCCAGAAGATTTTCCCGATGGGGGATCGGCTGTACATCGGACTGGCTGGACTGGCCACCGACGTTCAGACAGT ATCCCAGAGGCTTAAATTTAGACTGAACCTGTATGAACTGAAGGAGGGGCGCCAGATCAAGCCCAAGACCTTTATGAGCATGGTGTCCAACCTGTTGTATGAAAGGAG GTTTGGACCGTACTACATCGAGCCTGTAATTGCAGGATTAGATCCCAAAACCTTCGAGCCGTTCATCTGCTCTTTAGATTTGATTGGCTGCCCCATGGAGACAGAAGATTTCGTCGTGAGTGGCACCTGTTCAGAGCAGATGTACGGCATGTGTGAATCTTTGTGGGAACCAGATATG GAACCGGAGGATTTGTTTGAAACCATCTCTCAGGCAATGCTGAATGCAGTCGATAGAGACGCCGTGTCTGGCATGGGAGTGGTGGTCCATGTCAT CGAAAAAGACAAGATCACAACACGGACTTTGAAAGCGAGGATGGATTAG
- the cwc25 gene encoding LOW QUALITY PROTEIN: pre-mRNA-splicing factor CWC25 homolog (The sequence of the model RefSeq protein was modified relative to this genomic sequence to represent the inferred CDS: inserted 1 base in 1 codon): MGGGDLNLKKSWHPQTMKNIERVWKAEQKHEAERKKIEELQKELKDERNREEMTRFAEETGAIKKRDDRLDWMYQGPAGHVSRDEYLLGRPIDKQITDQYEEPESGPSNETGLLPGSIFNPTTQASTLDLAAKIREDPLFAIRKREEEKKREVLTNPVKMRKIKEMLRQNLDKKDKKKKKKKDKKERKGERSKKDKKHKRRSSDSDEEDNKKYRSPDEAPVKKSHSRHVPGYGLQFPAGSHFEASAXANLARRRERSRSRSPHRNHRDDRNRRSVSPPKQRYQKQRNHTSKKLSSEEMELKRKEMMDQAKQREEDRENNVKRYKRQDEQEKQREKNAKYDRHAGFIHNMKLESAESSSLEDRVKRNIHSIQRTPASLDNFMKR, encoded by the exons ATGGGGGGCGGAGATCTG AATCTCAAAAAGAGCTGGCATCCCCAGACTATGAAAAACATTGAGCGGGTTTGGAAAGCCGAGCAGAAACACGAAGCTGAAAGGAAGAAAATTGAAGAGCTCCAGAAAGAACTGAAAGATGAGCGAAACAGAGAAGAAATGACGAGATTTGCGGAGGAAACGGGCGCCATCAA AAAGAGGGATGACCGTCTGGACTGGATGTACCAGGGCCCAGCTGGCCACGTGTCAAGAGATGAGTATCTTCTGGGACGTCCAATTGATAAACAGATCACTGATCAATATGAGGAGCCTGAAAGTGGCCCTTCAAATGAGACTGGTCTCCTGCCAGGGTCCATCTTCAATCCCACTACTCAAGCTTCCACCCTTGACCTGGCTGCCAAGATCCGGGAAGACCCCCTGTTTGCAATTAG GAAacgtgaagaagaaaaaaagagagaagtcCTAACAAACCcagtgaaaatgagaaaaatcaaGGAAATG TTACGTCAAAATCTtgacaaaaaagacaagaaaaagaagaagaaaaaggacaagaaggaaaggaaaggagaaagGAGTAAAAAAGATAAGAAACACAAGAGGAGGAGTTCAGATTCAGATGAAGAAGACAACAAAAAGTACAG GTCACCGGATGAAGCCCCAGTCAAGAAATCTCATTCACGCCATGTTCCAGGATATGGCCTGCAG TTCCCCGCTGGAAGTCATTTTGAGGCTTCAG CCGCCAACCTTGCACGGCGCCGTGAGAGGAGCCGCTCGCGATCACCTCACAGAAACCACCGGGATGACAGGAATCGCCGATCTGTCAGCCCACCCAAACAACGCTatcaaaaacagagaaatcacACGTCCAA AAAGCTTTCATCTGAAGAGATGGAGCTGAAACGGAAGGAGATGATGGATCAAGccaagcagagggaggaggacagggagaacAATGTGAAGAGGTACAAGAGGCAAGATGAGCAGGAAAAGCAACGGGAGAAAAATGCCAAATACGACCGCCATGCTGGTTTCATTCA TAACATGAAGCTGGAGAGTGCTGAGAGCTCCTCCTTGGAGGACAGAGTGAAGAGAAATATTCACTCCATTCAGAGGACGCCGGCCTCCCTCGACAATTTTATGAAAAGATGA